Genomic segment of Myxococcus stipitatus:
GCCCCAGGTGGTGGACGAGCTCATCAAGAACCCGGAGAAGGCCGCGCCCGGCGGAGAGCGCAAGCTGCTCACGGTCCTCTTCAGCGACCTGGTGGGCTTCACGTCCTTGAGCGAGCAGCTCAGCCCCGAGGAGCTCGTCGCCCTGCTCAACACCTACTTCGAGCAGGCCACGGGCGTGCTCACGAAGCACGGCGCCACGCTCGACAAGTTCATCGGCGACGCCATCATGTGCTTCTGGAACGCGCCGCTGCCGCTGGAGGACCACGCCGCGCGCGCGTGCCTCACGGCGCTGGACCTGGTGGCGGTGGTGGACCGGCTGTCGCCGCTGTTCGAGGCGCGGGGCCTGCCCCGGCTCGACTGCCGCATCGGCATCAACACGGGCCACGCGGTGGCGGGCAACCTGGGCTCCAGCGCGGCGCAGGACTACACCGTGATTGGCGACACGGTGAACCTGGCCTCGCGGCTGGAAGGCGCCGCCAAGGTCTACGGCACGCGGACGCTGGTGGCCGAGGAGACGCTGCTCGCGGCGCGCGGCGCGGTGGTGGCCCGGGAGCTGGACCTCCTGCGCGTCAAGGGCAGGCAGCACCCCGTGCGGGTCTTCGAACTGGTGGGCCCGGCGGGCACGCCCCTCCCCGCGCACCTCGCGCGCTTCGCGCAAGGGCTCGCCCTCTACCGGGCCCGCCGCTTCACCGAGGCCCGCGCCGCCTTCCGGGCCTCCCCCGACGACGTGCCCTCCCAGCGCTTCGCCGCGCGGTGCGACAGCCTGGAGGTGACGCCGCCCCCGGAGGACTGGGACGGCGTCTTCACGCTCGACAGCAAGTAGCAGGCGCTCCCGGACTCGCGGGAGCGGCCCGCCACCTCACGCCAGCAGGCCTTCCGCCTTGAGCGCCTCGCGCACGGCGGGACGCGCGGCGACGCGCTCCTGGAACGCGAGCACGTTGGGGAAGCCCGACAGGTCCAACTGCACGAACTTCGCCCAGCGGGTGACGGTGAAGAGGTAGGCGTCCGCGGCGGTGAAGGTGTCGCCGAAGAGGTACGGCCGGCCCGCCAGGCGCTCCTCGATGAGCTTGTAGCGCTTCTGCAGGTACGACTTGCGCTCCTCGCGCGTGGCGTCGGGCGTCGCGGGGCTGAAGAGCGGCGAGTAGCTCTTGTGCAGCTCGGAGTTGATGTAGCCCAGCATCTCCTGCTGCTGATAGCGCTCACGGGAGCCGGCCGGCGCGACCAGCTTGGACGCGGGACGCTGGTCGCCCAGGTACTGGACGATGGCGGGACCTTCGGTGAGCACGTCGCCGGGCTCGAGCTCGAGCGCGGGCACATAGCCCTTGGGGTTCACCTTCCAGAAGTCTCCGCCACCCTCCATGACCTTCGTCTGCGTGTCGACCTTGGTGAACTGCAGGTCGATGCCCGCCTCACGCGCGACGATGTGGGGCGAGAGCGAGCAGGCGCCGGGAGCGAAATAGAGCTTCATGGGTTTTCCTCGTGGCTGGGGTGAAAAGGCGCCGCGAAGGTAACGAGGGGAGTTACCGAAGGATAGTAACGAGACTATGGTAACGGCACTTTCGACTCACCTCCTGGTAACTACTCACCGCCTGGTAACCACCCGCTTCCTGGAGTCATCGATGTCGCTCAAGCAGAGGAAGAGCAAGGCCCCTCCCCCGCCCCCCGGGTGTCCCATGCGCACGTGCATGTCGTTGCTGGGCGGCGTGTGGACGCCGAACGTCATCTGGCATCTGTCGGGAGGGCCTCGGAGATTCGGCGAGCTCCTCAAGGACATCCCAGGCATCTCGCCCAAGGTGCTCACCACGCGCCTGAGGGAGCTGGAGGCCAAGGGCGCCGTGGCGCGCGAGGTGCAGCCCACGTCGCCTCCGTCGGTGGAGTACGCGCTGTCGGAGCTGGGCATGGAGCTGGTGCCAGTGATTGACGCCATCGTCCGCGTGGGCACGCGGCTGAAGCACCTGAACGGTGGGGGCTACCCCGAGGAGCCGGAGCGCCCGGCGCGCCGCCGGGCCGCTCTTGCATCATAGACACCACGGCCCGCCATGGGCCTGGCTTCGCACTCATTGAGCAACTGTCAAGAGGTTGCGACTGTACCCCCTGCAACACATTGCCGGGCACGGAAGACTGTCATCGCGGGAGCCAGAATAGGCTCGGACCTCGCCCCCTCCAGGGGCTCTCCCGAGAGGTCTCCGATGGCTGTTCCCCCGCGCCGCTTCGGTGTGTTCCTCGTAGCCTTGCTGCTCACCGCCCTCCCCGCCTGCGACGACGACCCGAGACCGTCCTCGCCCGACGCGGGGCCGTATGTCTGGGATGGCACCTACGAGGAGCTCGTGGACCGTGGAGAGTGGATTGACCCGGGCCATCCCTTCGCGCCGTGCACCTTCGACACCCGCGATGCCACCGGCAGCGCTTGCGAGGAGCTGGCGCGCTTCGACACGTCCGCGTGCGCCCCGGCGGCGCTCGCCGCGGTTCCCCTGGAGGGCATCTACCAGAGCAGCCTCCGCGTCGCCCGGCCGCTCGATGACGGTGGAACCCGGACCTTCGCCTTCTCCACGGGCTTCCGGCTCCAGGACCACGCCGCGGCCAGCACGATGTTCGACCGCCCTCTCATCCATCAAGACACTCGGGAAGGCCGGTTCGTCCTCACCGGGCGGACCCGGAACAGCCAGGAGACCACCACCCTGGTGGGCTGCCAGACGCCCTCCCCTCACGTCATCACAGGTTGCTTCGCGCAATGCCGGGGGAACCGGCTCACCTACAGCGGCACATTCGAGGCGAGTCGCGTCGCCCTGCAACACGGTGAGCCCGAGTCCTCGGGAGACCTGACCCTCGTCGCGGAGCGCCCCGTCTCCCTGGGCATGCCCGTGGACGTCTATGTCCACCAGGGATACGCCTATGTCGTCTCCGTCTTCCGGCCGGGACGGGATGGAGGACTCTCCGTCTTCGACGTGACGAACCCCCGCACTCCCACCCTGAGGACCACCATCAGCCTGCCGGATGACAGCTTCTGGAATGGCGTCTGGGCCAAGGGCAACACCCTCTACATCGCCAGTGAAGCCAGGGGGGTGCTGGTCTATGACATCTCCCAGCCCGCCGCCCCCCTCTTCATCCGCAACCTGCCGACCGGCGACGTCTACGGCACGCACACCGTGCTCGTCGATGGTGACAGGCTCTACGCCATGAGCGGGGCAGTGGGCACCTACGTCTACGACCTCACCACGCCCCAGGACCCCGTGCTGCGCACCGTCATCACCTTCCCGGGAGAATTCGGCGAGGACGGGCCCCATGACGCCTTCGCCCATGAAAACCGCCTGTACCTCAGCAATGCCTCGGGCGGATACGTCATCGTGGACGTCTCCAACCTGGACGACGTCCGGATGCTGGGCCAGTACATCGGCCGCCAGTGGGCCCACCACAACGCGGTCGGCACCTTCGCGGGAAAGACCCTCGCCTTCGAGGGCGGCGAGTTCGACGGCTCCCACCTGCGCGTGCTCGACGTCACCGACCCGGCGCGCATCGCGCTGATAGGCGAGTTCCGCATGCGGCAGGCCACGTCCATGCACAACCTGATTCTGCGCGGCAACCGGCTCTACATCGCCTGGTACCACGAGGGCCTGCGCGTGCTGGACGTCTCCAATCCCACCCAGCCCAAGCAGGTGGCCCACTACCACACGTTCCGGGAAGAGGACCCGCACCGAGGAGACAGCCTCTTCGAGGGCGCCATCGGCATCCGCGTCCCCGGTGACGGCTACGTCTATACCGTGGACACGTCCCGGGGCCTGCTCGTCTTCAACGAACTCTAGGTCCGCATAAGTTCTTCGCAAGGAACCCAGGCCCTGGACACGGCTAGGCTCTCGAGTCCGCCCAGCCGCTTGGGTTCCCACGAGGTCTCCCGATGGCGGTTCCCCCGCGCCGACTCCAGCTCATCCGCCCATGCCAGCTGCTGGCCGGCGCCGCCGCGCGCAACGACGACACACCGACGTCGGAAGCCGCGGATGCCTCCTCCTCGGCCCTCCCCCTGGTCTCCGAGCGCGCCATCCCCGTGGGGATGCCCGTGGACCTGGACCTCGCCCAGGGCCACGCCTACGTCGTCTCCATCACCCGCGAAGGCAGGACGGGAGGGCTCAGCGTCTTCGACGTGACGAACCCTCGCAATCCCCTCCTGAAGACCACGCTCAGCCGGCCGGAGGACGACGGCGGAACGTCCGTGCGCGCCAGGGGCCCCGCGCTCTACATCGCCCACGAGCGGGGGACGCGGGTCTATGACATCTCCCGGCCCACCGACCCCGTCCTCCTGCGCACCCTCCCGACGGGAGAGCTCGGCACCTGGATGGTGTTCGTGGAGGGCGACCGGCTCTACTCCCTCGTCCCGGGCGCGGGCATCCAGGTCCACGACCTCACCGACCCGCTGAACCCCACGCCGCTCGCCGTCGTCGACACGCCCGAGGACGCGGCCCGGGGCGGACCGGAGGACTTCGTCGTCGACCAGGGCCGCGTGTACCTGAGCGACGCGCTGGCGGGGTACTGCGTCCTGGACATCACGAGCCTCGCGGACGTCCGGCTGCTGGGCCAGTACCGCCCCTCGAGCCTCGGCGATGGCCACCACAGCGCGGTGGGCCACTTCGAGGGAAGGCACATCGCCTTCGAGGCGGGCGAGCGCCCCGCGCCCCACATCCGCGTGCTCGACGTCACAGCCCCCGCGAACATCACGAAGCTCGGTGAGTTCCGCCTCCAACGGTCCTCCTCCATCCAGAACCTGGTGCTGCGCGGCAACCGGCTCTACGTCGCCTGGAATCAGGAAGGGCTGCGAGTGCTCGACGTGTCCAATCCCTCTCTTCCCCGGGAAGTGGCCCACGGCCACATGGACTCGCGGCCCCAGAACACCGTCGGACTCCACCTCTCCGGCGATGGCCAGGTCTACGTCGTGGATGCCACACGGGGGCTGCTCGTCTTCAGCGAGACCTGAAACACCTGCAACAAAAGTACCATAACGAACCAGAGGGCCCTGAAACCCGGCCGGGCGCGGCACATCCCCTTCACGGAGCAACCATCTCCCGCGCCTCTCCAGGGAACCCGGCGGTTCGACTATCCGGAGGGCTCCCTCATCTGGAGGTCTCCCGTGCCAGCCACATCTCGTTCACTCAGCTCGCTTCTGGCCACGTTGTTACTGTTGTCACTTTCGGGGTGCGACGACGACCCCAAGCCCTCCCCTCCCGACGCGGGTCCCTACGTCTGGGATGGCACATACACGGAGCTGGCGGACCCGGGCGACTGGATCGACCCCGGCGCGCCCTATGCCCCGTGCACCTTCGACTCCGCGAACGCGGGCACGACCGCCTGCGAGGAGCTGTCCCGCTTCAATGTCTCACAGTGCGACCGCGACGCCCTCGCCGCCATTCCCCAGGAGGGCATCTACCAGGGCATCGTGCGCAACGAGATTACCCTCCGGGATGGCGGTGTCCGCGTCCTCTCCACCGACCTCACCTGGAACCTCCAGGGGGAGGACGCGGGCACGATGTTCGGCCAGCCCCTGCTCCAGCGGGACACCCAGGGCGGTGACTTCGCCCTGGTCGGCCAGCTGCCGGTGACCTCGTCTTCCTTCGCAGTGGTGGGCTGCAAGCGACCGGCGCCCCACATCATCACCGGCTGCATCGCCACGTGCCGCCGCGGCGCCTTCGTCCGCATGAGCACCTTCGAGGCCCACCGGGTCGCCAAGAGCGGCGAGCCCGAGTCGTCCGGAGGGCTGACGCTCCTGGCCGAGCACCGCGCCGCGCTCGGCCAGGCCGTGGATGTCCACGTCACCAAGGGCCATGCCTACGTCGTGTCACTGAGGCACCGGGACCAGCCCGGAGGCCTCACCGTCTTCGACGTGAGCAATCCCCGCGCGCCCCTCCTGAAGACCTCCATCAGCCTGGAGGGCAACAACGACTGGAACGGCGTCGGGTCCAAGGGCAACGCGCTCTACATCGCCGGCAACGGGACGGGGACACTCGTCTACGACATCTCCCAGCCGGGCAACCCCGTCTTCATCCGGCTCATGCCGTCGGGCGACTACGGCACCCACACCGTGCTCGTCGACGGGAACCGGCTCTACACCATGGGCATCACCACCCATGTCTACGACCTGACGGACCCGCTCAACCCCACGCTGCTCACCGTCATCTCGCTGCCCGAGGACGCCGCGGGAGGCGGCTCACACGATGCCTTCCTGTATGAGCAGCGCCTGTACATCAGCAATTCCTTTGGCGGCTACGCGGTCGTCGATGTCTCGAACCTCGACGATGTCCGCGTCCTGGGCCGGTATCTCCGCCCGGACCAGAGCTTCGCGCACCACAGCGCGGTGGGCACCTTCGGCGGGAAGACCATCGCCTTCGAGGGCGGCGAGATGAGCGCGTCCCACGTGCGCGTGCTCGACGTCACCGACCCGGCGCACATCGTGAAGATGGGCGAGTTCCGCATGCGGCAGGTCACCTCCATGCACAACCTGCTGCTGCGAGGAAACCTGCTCTACGTGGCCTGGTACCAGGAGGGCCTGCGGGTGCTCGACGTGTCCAACCCCACCCAGCCCCGGCAGGTGGCCCACTACCAGACCTACCGCGAAGAGGACCCGGGCCGAGGCGACAGCAACCTGGAGGGCGCCTTCGGCCTCACCATCCCGGGCGATGGGCGTGTCTATGTCGCGGATTCCTCCCGGGGCCTGCTCATCTTCGAGGAACTCTGAGCCTGCAACCCGAAGACCACGCCGGGCCTGAGCCCCCTCGAGGCTGGGCCTGGCGTGGCATTTCCCCCTCACGGAGCAACCATCTTCGTGAGGGGCGGGGTATTTCGTACTCCTCATTTTCCCGTGGAGCGGCGGTTCGACTATCCCGAGGGGCCCTCTCTCTGGAGGTTTCTCGTGACCGTCCCCCTTCGACTCCTCAGCCCCCTCCTGGCATCCCTGCTGGCCTTGCCGCTGACAGGCTGCGACGACGACCCCGTTCCCCCGACTCCCGACGCAGGCTCGCCGGACGCGGGCGAGCCCGACGCGGGCCCCTACGTCTGGGATGGCACCTACACGGAGCTGGCGGACCCGGGCGACTGGATTGACCCGGGCGCCCCCTACGCGCCCTGCTCCTTCGACGCCTCGAACCCGGACAGCGGAACCTGCGACCAGCTGTCCCGCTTCGATGTGTCGCAGTGCGACAAGAATGCCCTCGCGGCCATTCCCCAGGAGGGCATCTACTCGGCCGTGGTCCGCAACGAGACCCCGCTCACCGACGGTGGCGTTCGCGTCTCCCTCGGCGGCTTCGGCATGCGGCTGGTGGCCGAGAACGCGGGCACGAGCACGATGTTCGATGAGCCCCTGCTCCACCGGAACACCCAGGGAGGAGACTTCTCCGTCATCGGCCAGTCCACCCGGACCACGACGAAGTTCGCGGTGGTGGGATGCAAGACGCCCGCCCCCGGCGTCATCACGGGCTGCATCGCGACCTGCCGCCGCGGAGTCTTCACCCGGGCGGGCACCTTCGAGGCCCACCGGGTCGCCAAGAGCGGTGAGCCCGAGTCGTCCGGCGGCCTGACGCCGCTGTCGGAGCTGCGCGCCGCGAGCGGCCACGCCGTGGATGTCCATGTCACCAAGGGCCACGCCTATGTCGTTGCGCTGACCTTTCAAGACAAGCCAGGAGGACTCACCGTGTTCGACGTGAGCAACCCCCGTGCTCCCATCCTGAAGACCTCCATCAGCCTGCCCAACAACGCGAGCTGGAACGGCGTCTGGGCCAAGGGCGATGCGCTCTACGTCGCGGGCCTGGGAACGGGGACCCATGTCTTCGACATCTCCAACCCCAGCGCGCCCTCGCTCGTCCGCATCCTTCCGGCGGGGCGGAGCGGCATGCACACCGTGCTCGTCGATGGCAACCGGCTCTACGGCGCGGGCACCGGTGTCGGCACCCATGTCTACGACATCACGGAGCCGCTCAACCCGGTGCTGCGCACCGTCTTCACCCTGCCCGATGATGCCACCCTGGGAGGAGACCCCCATGACTCGTTCGTGTACGAGGGTCGCCTCTACATCAGCAACTCGTTCGGCGGCTTCGCCGTCGTGGACCCCACGGACCTGGACAACATCAAGGTCCTGGGAACGTACCTGCGCCCGGATGATGGCTTTGCCCATCACAACGCGGTGGGCACCTTCGGCGGGAAGACCATCGCGTTCGAGGGCGGCGAGTTCGCGGGCTCTCACGTGCGCGTGCTCGACGTCTCCAACCCGGCTCGCATGGTGAAGATTGGCGAGTTCCGCATGCGGCAGACCACCTCCATGCACAACCTGATTCTGCGCGGCAACCTGCTGTATGTCGCCTGGTACCAGGAAGGCCTGCGCGTGCTGGACGTCTCCAATCCCACCAAGCCCAAGCAGGTGGCGCATTACCAGACGTTCCGGGAGGAAGACCCGAACCGCGGTGACAACCTCTTCGAGGGCGCCTTCGGCATCCGCGTCCCGGGCGATGGCTACGTCTATGTCGCCGACTCCTCCCGAGGCCTGCTCATCTTCAAGGAGCTCTGAGGCTGCAACATGAAGACCATGCCCGGTCCACGTCCCATGGACGGAGGCCGGGCATGGGGTTTCACCTTCACGAAGCAACCATCCTCGACGAGAGGGGGAGCGTGAGGCTTCATCCGCTCCGAAGTGGCCGCGCCTCGGGTATCCAGGAAGTCCCTCTCCTCGGAGGTTCCCCGTGGCAGTCTCGTTTCGCTGGCTCACGCCGCTCCTGGCGGCCCTGGTGCTTTCCTCGCTGACGGGTTGTGACGACGACGACCCCGTGCCGCCGTCCCCCGACGCAGGCGCTCCCGACTCAGGTGTACCGGACTCAGGCGTACCGGACGCGGGCCCTCCCGACTCGGGGCCGCCCGACGCGGGCCCTCCCGACTCGGGGCCCTATGTCTGGGACGGCACCTATACGGAGATGGAGGACCCGGGTGATTGGATTGACCCCGGAGCCCCCTATGCCCCGTGCACCTTCGACACCTCGAACCCGGACAGCGGCGTCTGTGAGCAGCTGTCCCGCTTCGATGTCTCGCGGTGCGACCGCGACGCCCTCGCGGCCCTTCCCCAGGAAGGCATCTACCAGGCCGCCATCCGGGATGTGATTCCGCTGGGAGATGGCGGCGTCCGCATCGCGGGCACCACGTTCGGACTGAAGCTCCAGGGAGGGACGCCGGACACCAGCACGATGTTCGGGAATCCCTTGCGCTATCGCGACACGGAAGGGGGAGACTTCGCGGTCATCGGTGAGATTCCCCGCACCAGCACGACCTTCACGGTGGTGGGCTGCAAGACGCCGGCGCCCAACGTCATCCTGGGATGCATCGCGACGTGCCGCCGCGGCGTCGTCACCCGGACGGGGACCTTCGAGGCCCACCGGGTCGCCAAGCAGAACGAGCCCGAGGCCTCGGGCGGGCTGACGCTGGTGGGGGAAGGCTATACCCCGGTGGGAACACCGGTGGACGTCTACGTCACCAAGGGACACGCCTACGTCGTCTCCACACCGATGAGGGACAAGGACGGGGGCCTCTCCATCTTCGATGTGAGCAACCCGCGCAATCCCATCCTCAGGACGAAGCTCTCCCTGCCCGGTGACAACTTCTGGAACGGGGTCTGGGCCAAGGGGGATGCGCTCTACATCGCCAGCGAAGACCGGGGCACCCTGGTCTACGACATCTCCAAGCCCGCGGAGCCCCTCTTCATCCGCAGCCTGCCCACGGGCAACCCCGGCGGGGCCCACACGGTGCTCGTCGACGGAGACCGGCTCTACTCCATGGACACCAACACCGCCACGTATGTCCATGACATCACCGACCCGCTGAACCCCGTGCTGCGCACCGTCATCGGCACGCCGCCGGAGAAGCCGGATGGCGCCCCGCATGACTCCTTCGTGTATCAGAACCGCCTCTACATCAGTAACCAGTTCGGCGGTTACGTGGTGGCGGACGTGACGGACCTGGACAACGTCAGCTTCCTGGGCCTCTACGACAGCGGCCCCGGAATCTACTCGCACCACAGCGCGGTGGGCACCTTCGGTGGGAAGACCATCGCCTTCATGGGCGCTGAGTTCAACGCCTCCCACGTGCGCGTGCTCGACGTCACCGACCCGACGCACATCGTGAAGATTGGAGAGTTCCGCCTGCGGCAGACCACCTCCATGCACAACATGCTCCTGCGGGGCAACCGGCTCTACGTGGTCTGGTACCACGACGGCCTGCGTGTGCTGGACGTCT
This window contains:
- a CDS encoding helix-turn-helix domain-containing protein: MSLKQRKSKAPPPPPGCPMRTCMSLLGGVWTPNVIWHLSGGPRRFGELLKDIPGISPKVLTTRLRELEAKGAVAREVQPTSPPSVEYALSELGMELVPVIDAIVRVGTRLKHLNGGGYPEEPERPARRRAALAS
- the gstA gene encoding glutathione transferase GstA — protein: MKLYFAPGACSLSPHIVAREAGIDLQFTKVDTQTKVMEGGGDFWKVNPKGYVPALELEPGDVLTEGPAIVQYLGDQRPASKLVAPAGSRERYQQQEMLGYINSELHKSYSPLFSPATPDATREERKSYLQKRYKLIEERLAGRPYLFGDTFTAADAYLFTVTRWAKFVQLDLSGFPNVLAFQERVAARPAVREALKAEGLLA